A region from the Canis aureus isolate CA01 chromosome 8, VMU_Caureus_v.1.0, whole genome shotgun sequence genome encodes:
- the AIMP2 gene encoding aminoacyl tRNA synthase complex-interacting multifunctional protein 2 isoform X2 → MPMYQEESDPSLQALESRQDDILKRLYELKAAVDGLSKMIQTPDADVDVTNIIQADEPAAFSTGTLDLNSVLGKDYGALKDIVINANPASPPLSLLVLHRLLCDHYRVLSTVHTHSAVKSVPENLLKCFGEQTKNQPRHEYQLGFTLIWKNVPKTQMKFSVQTMCPIEGEGNIARFLFSLFGQKQNAVNLTLIDSWVDIAIFQLKEGSSKEKAAVFRSMNSALGKSPWLVGNELTVADVVLWSVLQQTGSCNVTVPANVQKWMRACENLAPFNTALKLLK, encoded by the exons ATGCCAATGTACCAG GAAGAGTCTGACCCATCTCTCCAAGCTCTCGAGTCCCGCCAAGATGATATCTTAAAACGTCTGTACGAATTGAAAGCTGCAGTTGATGGCCTCTCCAAGATGATTCAGACACCAGATGCAGATGTGGATGTAACCAACATAATCCAGGCTGATGAGCCTGCTGCTTTCTCGACCGGCACATTGGATTTAAATTCGGTGCTCGGAAAG GATTACGGGGCTCTGAAAGACATCGTGATCAATGCAaaccccgcctcccctcccctgtccctgctcGTGCTGCACAGGCTGCTGTGTGACCACTACAGGGTCCTGTCCACCGTCCACACACACTCTGCAGTCAAAAGCGTGCCAGAAAACCTCCTCAAGTGCTTTGGCGAGCAGACTAAAAACCAGCCCCGTCACGAATATCAGCTGGGTTTTACTCTGATTTGGAAGAATG TACCGAAGACTCAGATGAAGTTCAGCGTCCAAACAATGTGTCCCATCGAAGGAGAAGGGAACATTGCACGTTTTTTGTTCTCTCTGTTTGGCCAGAAGCAGAATGCTGTAAATTTGACCCTCATAGATAGCTGGGTAGATATAGCTATCTTTCAGCTGAAAGAGGGAAGCAGTAAAGAAAAAGCTGCTGTGTTCCGCTCCATGAACTCTGCTCTTGGGAAGAGCCCCTGGCTTGTTGGGAATGAACTCACTGTGGCAGATGTTGTGTTATGGTCTGTGCTCCAGCAGACGGGAAGCTGCAATGTGACAGTGCCAGCCAATGTGCAGAAGTGGATGAGGGCATGTGAGAACCTGGCCCCTTTCAACACTGCCCTCAAGCTCCTTAAGTGA
- the AIMP2 gene encoding aminoacyl tRNA synthase complex-interacting multifunctional protein 2 isoform X3 — MIQTPDADVDVTNIIQADEPAAFSTGTLDLNSVLGKDYGALKDIVINANPASPPLSLLVLHRLLCDHYRVLSTVHTHSAVKSVPENLLKCFGEQTKNQPRHEYQLGFTLIWKNVPKTQMKFSVQTMCPIEGEGNIARFLFSLFGQKQNAVNLTLIDSWVDIAIFQLKEGSSKEKAAVFRSMNSALGKSPWLVGNELTVADVVLWSVLQQTGSCNVTVPANVQKWMRACENLAPFNTALKLLK, encoded by the exons ATGATTCAGACACCAGATGCAGATGTGGATGTAACCAACATAATCCAGGCTGATGAGCCTGCTGCTTTCTCGACCGGCACATTGGATTTAAATTCGGTGCTCGGAAAG GATTACGGGGCTCTGAAAGACATCGTGATCAATGCAaaccccgcctcccctcccctgtccctgctcGTGCTGCACAGGCTGCTGTGTGACCACTACAGGGTCCTGTCCACCGTCCACACACACTCTGCAGTCAAAAGCGTGCCAGAAAACCTCCTCAAGTGCTTTGGCGAGCAGACTAAAAACCAGCCCCGTCACGAATATCAGCTGGGTTTTACTCTGATTTGGAAGAATG TACCGAAGACTCAGATGAAGTTCAGCGTCCAAACAATGTGTCCCATCGAAGGAGAAGGGAACATTGCACGTTTTTTGTTCTCTCTGTTTGGCCAGAAGCAGAATGCTGTAAATTTGACCCTCATAGATAGCTGGGTAGATATAGCTATCTTTCAGCTGAAAGAGGGAAGCAGTAAAGAAAAAGCTGCTGTGTTCCGCTCCATGAACTCTGCTCTTGGGAAGAGCCCCTGGCTTGTTGGGAATGAACTCACTGTGGCAGATGTTGTGTTATGGTCTGTGCTCCAGCAGACGGGAAGCTGCAATGTGACAGTGCCAGCCAATGTGCAGAAGTGGATGAGGGCATGTGAGAACCTGGCCCCTTTCAACACTGCCCTCAAGCTCCTTAAGTGA
- the AIMP2 gene encoding aminoacyl tRNA synthase complex-interacting multifunctional protein 2 isoform X1 has product MPMYQVKPYHGGSASLRVELPTCMYRLPNVHGRTGSPAPDAGHVQEESDPSLQALESRQDDILKRLYELKAAVDGLSKMIQTPDADVDVTNIIQADEPAAFSTGTLDLNSVLGKDYGALKDIVINANPASPPLSLLVLHRLLCDHYRVLSTVHTHSAVKSVPENLLKCFGEQTKNQPRHEYQLGFTLIWKNVPKTQMKFSVQTMCPIEGEGNIARFLFSLFGQKQNAVNLTLIDSWVDIAIFQLKEGSSKEKAAVFRSMNSALGKSPWLVGNELTVADVVLWSVLQQTGSCNVTVPANVQKWMRACENLAPFNTALKLLK; this is encoded by the exons ATGCCAATGTACCAGGTAAAGCCCTATCATGGGGGCAGCGCATCACTCCGTGTAGAGCTTCCCACCTGCATGTACCGGCTCCCCAACGTGCACGGCAGGACAGGCAGCCCCGCGCCGGACGCAGGCCACGTGCAG GAAGAGTCTGACCCATCTCTCCAAGCTCTCGAGTCCCGCCAAGATGATATCTTAAAACGTCTGTACGAATTGAAAGCTGCAGTTGATGGCCTCTCCAAGATGATTCAGACACCAGATGCAGATGTGGATGTAACCAACATAATCCAGGCTGATGAGCCTGCTGCTTTCTCGACCGGCACATTGGATTTAAATTCGGTGCTCGGAAAG GATTACGGGGCTCTGAAAGACATCGTGATCAATGCAaaccccgcctcccctcccctgtccctgctcGTGCTGCACAGGCTGCTGTGTGACCACTACAGGGTCCTGTCCACCGTCCACACACACTCTGCAGTCAAAAGCGTGCCAGAAAACCTCCTCAAGTGCTTTGGCGAGCAGACTAAAAACCAGCCCCGTCACGAATATCAGCTGGGTTTTACTCTGATTTGGAAGAATG TACCGAAGACTCAGATGAAGTTCAGCGTCCAAACAATGTGTCCCATCGAAGGAGAAGGGAACATTGCACGTTTTTTGTTCTCTCTGTTTGGCCAGAAGCAGAATGCTGTAAATTTGACCCTCATAGATAGCTGGGTAGATATAGCTATCTTTCAGCTGAAAGAGGGAAGCAGTAAAGAAAAAGCTGCTGTGTTCCGCTCCATGAACTCTGCTCTTGGGAAGAGCCCCTGGCTTGTTGGGAATGAACTCACTGTGGCAGATGTTGTGTTATGGTCTGTGCTCCAGCAGACGGGAAGCTGCAATGTGACAGTGCCAGCCAATGTGCAGAAGTGGATGAGGGCATGTGAGAACCTGGCCCCTTTCAACACTGCCCTCAAGCTCCTTAAGTGA